A genomic region of Melanotaenia boesemani isolate fMelBoe1 chromosome 13, fMelBoe1.pri, whole genome shotgun sequence contains the following coding sequences:
- the ptk6b gene encoding protein-tyrosine kinase 6b has translation MGECLRKVCPCLESLWQRIFQEKKTAPRDDGDSGGVREERPPRSSPPPPSQQSPTETAVYTALWPFESRHPDELSFQEGDLFSVVSSNGDWWTARKIDRNGCVLDTGIVPHNYLLRTERLQTQPWFYGKMSRSEAQSHMIGPQNEVGAFLIRNSEKDRVGYVLSVKSSDRVKHFKIHQKAEKTFYVEHDQLFSSLVELVEYYRINSLSTTGPLRNPCKRKKPNIQDLSHFTVGEFELPKAEFTLGDELGSGQFANVYRGCWRNQINVAIKILKSDSEMNQREFYREVQILKGLRHRHLITLFAVCTASNPYYIITELMAKGSLLQFLRGPEGKHQDLASLIDMSAQVADGMSYLEERNSIHRDLAARNVLVGEDYICKVADFGLARIIKEPFYITENKMIPFKWCSPEAISHGKFSIKSDVWSFGVLLYEIMSYGGIPYPAYSNQDVYEQVLNGYRMPAPFKCPRFIHQIMLNCWSIEPDNRPDFRSLRAQLENSPYELE, from the exons ATGGGTGAGTGTCTGAGGAAGGTTTGTCCGTGTCTGGAATCACTGTGGCAGAGGATTTTCCAAGAGAAAAAGACTGCTCCGAGAGATGACGGAGACAGCGGTGGTGTTAGGGAGGAGAGACCACCGAGATCGAGTCCGCCCCCGCCCAGCCAGCAGAGTCCGACGGAGACCGCGGTGTACACGGCGCTGTGGCCGTTTGAGTCCCGGCATCCGGACGAGCTGTCCTTCCAGGAGGGGGATCTGTTCAGTGTAGTAAGCAGCAACGGAGACTGGTGGACCGCGAGGAAGATTGATAGGAATGGTTGCGTGCTGGACACCGGGATCGTACCTCACAACTACCTGCTCAGGACCGAGCGTCTGCAAACACAGCC GTGGTTTTATGGGAAAATGAGTCGCAGCGAGGCCCAAAGCCACATGATAGGACCACAAAATGAGGTGGGAGCGTTCCTCATCCGAAACAGTGAGAAAGACCGCGTTGGATACGTACTTTCAG TGAAGTCGAGCGATCGGGTGAAGCATTTTAAGATCCACCAAAAGGCTGAGAAAACTTTCTATGTGGAACACGACCAGCTCTTCAGCTCCCTGGTCGAGCTGGTGGAATACTACCGCATCAACAGCCTCAGCACCACAGGCCCGCTGAGGAACCCCTGCAAAAGG AAAAAGCCCAACATCCAAGATCTGAGTCATTTTACAGTGGGTGAATTTGAGCTCCCGAAGGCGGAGTTCACCCTGGGGGATGAGCTGGGCAGTGGCCAATTCGCTAACGTCTACCGAGGCTGTTGGAGGAACCAAATTAATGTCGCTATCAAGATCCTGAAAAGTG ACTCGGAGATGAACCAACGTGAGTTTTACAGGGAAGTCCAGATCCTGAAGGGTCTACGCCATCGTCACCTCATCACTCTTTTTGCTGTGTGCACGGCATCGAACCCGTATTACATCATCACAGAGCTGATGGCTAAAGGCAGCCTGCTTCAATTCCTCAGAG GGCCAGAAGGAAAGCATCAAGACCTCGCATCCCTCATTGACATGAGTGCCCAGGTGGCTGATGGGATGTCATACCTGGAGGAGCGGAACAGCATCCACAGAGACCTGGCAGCTCGAAACGTTCTGGTGGGAGAAGATTACATCTGTAAGGTGGCTGACTTTGGTCTGGCCAGAATCATCAAG gAGCCATTCTAcatcacagaaaataaaatgattccCTTCAAATGGTGTTCTCCTGAGGCCATCAGCCATGGAAAGTTCTCCATCAAGTCAGATGTCTGGTCTTTTGGTGTCTTGCTCTATGAGATCATGTCCTATGGAGGTATTCCTTATCCAG CTTATAGTAACCAAGACGTGTACGAGCAAGTTCTTAACGGATACAGGATGCCAGCACCCTTTAAATGCCCCAGATTTATTCATCAAATCATGCTGAATTGTTGGAGCATCGAACCAGATAACAGACCGGACTTCAGATCCCTCAGGGCCCAGTTGGAGAACAGCCCATATGAGTTGGAGTGA